From Ndongobacter massiliensis:
TATGTCTTTCAACTGCAGAATCCGACCTGTATTTACTCTCATGAAAGTGCGCTCTATCTGCACCAACTGGTCGACTTCCCTCCGGAGTGGGAAGAAGTGACAGTGCCTCAGGGTTATAATGCGTGGCGCATTAAAGAAAAAGTGCATGTACACTGGACGGAAAAGAAATATTATCCGCTGGAAATTGTAACGGTTATGACGCCGCAGGGAAATCGGGTGCGCGCCTATGGCTCGGAAAGAACACTCTGTGATGTAGCGCGGGCGTGGCGGTCGTATGCGCCGAGCTTTTTAGCGGATGTTTTTTGGGCCTATGAGCAAAAGGCGGGAGGGTCGTTTTCGCAGTTCTTTCAATCGGTGGAGACCTTCGGCTGCGAAAAAGCGATGGAGATGTTATTGCGGGATTCTTTCCCGAATGCTTGAATTTTTTGCAGGCGGGTATGTATAAAATGATTCAAAAATCAAGAAAGAAGGGGAAAAATGTTGGACACGAATGTAAAAGACTTGATTAATGCACAGATCAATGAAGAACTCTATTCAGCATATCTGTATCTGGACTTTGCGGACTATTATCACGAACGCGGGCTGGACGGTTTTGCCAACTGGTTTGATATTCAGGCGCAGGAAGAACGCGATCATGCGATGTTGATGCGGACCTATCTGCACAACAATGGGGCAAAGATCACGTTGGAAGCCATTGCGAAGCCGGATAAGAGTTATGAGAGTGTAGAGAGCCCGTTGCAGTACTCTTTGGAGCATGAACGGCATATCACCGCGTGCATTAACAAAATCTACAAGGCGGCAAGTGATATTCATGATTACCGAACCATGCAATTTTTCGACTGGTTTGTCAAGGAGCAAGGCGAAGAAGAGAAGAATGCGGAAGATTTGATTCAAAAGTATGAGCTCTTCGGTTCGGATGCGCAGGGGCTGTATGCATTGAATCAGGAATTGCTGGCGCGCGTGTATGTGGCACCGTCACTGACCATCTGACGCGCGGGGGTACAACGGGTCGCTGGCGGGATGATTGCAGCAGTGCGGTCGACGCATGTGCTGTCGGGACGATCGGGCATAAGGCTTGCCATGAAAACGGTAGAATCCTCTTTGAATCAGCAAAGAGGCGATCATACAACAAAGAAAGGAAAACAATATGTTATTTTACAAATGCGATGAATGCGGAAACTTTATTACATTTTTGGGAGAAAAGGCGGCGACGCCGGCTTGCTGCGGACAGCCGATGAAAGAAGTCGTGGCGAACACGACCGATGCGGCAAAAGAGAAGCATGTGCCGGTTGCAAAAGTGGAAGGCAATAAAGTCACCGTGCGTGTCGGTTCAGTGGATCACCCGATGGAGGAGAAGCATTACATTACCTTCATTATTCTGGAAACCAACCAGGGCTACCAGAAAAAAGATCTGCATCCCGGAGAGGAACCCTGTGCCGTCTTTGCACTTGCGGAAGGTGAAAAACCCGTCGCAGTTTATGAATATTGCAATTTGCACGGGCTTTGGAAAGCGGAGTGCTAACGTTCTTGCAGC
This genomic window contains:
- a CDS encoding desulfoferrodoxin family protein, whose protein sequence is MLFYKCDECGNFITFLGEKAATPACCGQPMKEVVANTTDAAKEKHVPVAKVEGNKVTVRVGSVDHPMEEKHYITFIILETNQGYQKKDLHPGEEPCAVFALAEGEKPVAVYEYCNLHGLWKAEC
- a CDS encoding type IV toxin-antitoxin system AbiEi family antitoxin domain-containing protein; translation: MNPYEKTRRLFQKNRGILTTREAKRHGIDSDCLRQMVRFGEIQRLARGIYFNALFGDYERRYVFQLQNPTCIYSHESALYLHQLVDFPPEWEEVTVPQGYNAWRIKEKVHVHWTEKKYYPLEIVTVMTPQGNRVRAYGSERTLCDVARAWRSYAPSFLADVFWAYEQKAGGSFSQFFQSVETFGCEKAMEMLLRDSFPNA
- a CDS encoding ferritin → MLDTNVKDLINAQINEELYSAYLYLDFADYYHERGLDGFANWFDIQAQEERDHAMLMRTYLHNNGAKITLEAIAKPDKSYESVESPLQYSLEHERHITACINKIYKAASDIHDYRTMQFFDWFVKEQGEEEKNAEDLIQKYELFGSDAQGLYALNQELLARVYVAPSLTI